A region of Flavobacterium album DNA encodes the following proteins:
- a CDS encoding EamA family transporter produces the protein MVKNNVLKGVVLVGMGASSYGMLATFVKKAYIAGYTTAEVTASQILLGIAGMLLINIFQKAKKGDTVVKASPKNRLQLIVAGTSMGFTSVFYYLAVFFKIPVSICIVLLMQTVWMSVLLEAIIAKKFPSAIKLASVGIVLVGTVLAANLIYNTKALNITGIFFGLLAAASFTATMFTSNTIATHVSSAQRSLFMLMGGAVIVLGFTAFTWPGTFNFEIFLTWGLVLALFGTIIPPILLNAGFPRTGLGLGSIVSSLELPVSVTMAYVILHEQVNLLQWLGIALILGAIVLMNIKMPGQK, from the coding sequence ATGGTAAAAAATAATGTTTTAAAGGGAGTTGTACTGGTAGGCATGGGTGCATCCAGCTATGGGATGCTGGCCACGTTTGTAAAGAAGGCTTATATTGCAGGCTATACTACTGCCGAAGTTACGGCATCGCAGATATTGCTCGGGATAGCGGGAATGCTGCTTATCAATATATTCCAAAAGGCCAAAAAAGGCGATACGGTCGTTAAGGCATCCCCTAAAAACAGGCTCCAGCTTATTGTGGCGGGAACCTCTATGGGCTTTACCAGCGTATTTTATTATTTGGCTGTTTTTTTTAAAATCCCTGTTTCGATCTGTATCGTATTGCTAATGCAGACCGTTTGGATGAGTGTGTTACTGGAAGCTATCATAGCTAAGAAATTCCCTTCGGCAATAAAATTAGCGTCAGTCGGCATAGTTCTCGTTGGTACAGTTTTAGCAGCTAACCTCATTTATAACACAAAAGCGCTGAATATAACAGGAATATTTTTCGGACTTTTGGCGGCGGCATCGTTTACGGCGACCATGTTTACGAGCAATACTATAGCTACTCATGTATCATCGGCACAGCGAAGCCTGTTTATGCTGATGGGCGGGGCGGTGATCGTGCTGGGCTTTACCGCTTTTACCTGGCCGGGCACATTCAATTTTGAAATATTCCTCACCTGGGGGCTGGTGCTGGCACTTTTTGGTACCATCATCCCACCGATACTCCTGAATGCGGGTTTCCCGCGTACGGGGCTTGGGCTTGGCAGCATCGTTTCGTCGCTCGAGCTTCCTGTTTCGGTAACTATGGCCTATGTAATATTGCACGAACAGGTAAACCTCCTGCAATGGCTGGGCATAGCGCTTATACTCGGCGCTATCGTACTGATGAACATAAAAATGCCGGGACAGAAATAA
- a CDS encoding alpha/beta hydrolase family protein, with amino-acid sequence MKKALALLLLFLSVTLFAQDITGPWHGLLTFPGGELRVTIDISKTETGTYTATMLVPEQSPKPIPVTDIFFESNILAFGIPAAGIDYKGTLENNVFKGTFTQNSYPIPLDLGREEVKVKAKVRPQEPAKPYPYYTEDVVFKNEKAGITLAGTLTLPKKEGTYPVVVLITGSGQQNRDEELLGHKPFLVLADYLTKHGIAVLRYDDRGTGSSQGTFARATSEDFATDAEAAFRYMKTRKEINKNKIGLAGHSEGGTIAPMVASKNPDVAFIVLMAGTAIPGDELMLLQNYMMGKANGMPEEELTKLGAINKQLYNAIKEEADTNTLKARLQTIFDKELKPLFISKGVPKDQVAQYIDVQVNELASAWYSNFVRYNPGPALEKVQCPILAINGEKDLQVAPTANLDAIKRAAQKSGNKKVTTKLLPGLNHLFQESKTGSPSEYGEIEQTFSPLALNEIATWILKQVK; translated from the coding sequence ATGAAAAAAGCATTAGCTCTACTGCTGTTATTCCTTTCTGTAACTCTTTTTGCACAGGATATCACCGGTCCGTGGCATGGACTGCTTACCTTTCCCGGTGGGGAGCTTCGCGTAACTATCGATATAAGTAAAACTGAAACAGGTACCTATACGGCTACCATGCTTGTGCCCGAGCAAAGCCCAAAGCCCATACCGGTAACAGACATTTTCTTTGAAAGTAATATCCTGGCATTTGGCATTCCCGCCGCAGGAATAGATTATAAGGGTACACTGGAAAACAATGTTTTTAAAGGCACGTTTACACAAAACAGCTACCCGATCCCGCTCGACTTGGGCCGTGAGGAAGTAAAGGTAAAGGCAAAAGTGCGCCCGCAGGAGCCTGCAAAACCATATCCGTATTATACTGAAGATGTGGTTTTTAAAAATGAAAAAGCAGGCATCACACTGGCCGGCACACTGACACTTCCGAAAAAAGAGGGAACCTATCCGGTGGTTGTGCTCATAACCGGAAGCGGACAGCAAAACCGCGATGAGGAACTACTGGGCCACAAACCGTTTCTGGTGCTGGCAGATTACCTCACCAAACATGGCATTGCTGTTTTGCGTTATGACGACAGAGGCACCGGAAGTTCGCAGGGTACTTTTGCCAGGGCGACTTCCGAAGATTTTGCCACTGATGCCGAAGCCGCATTCCGATACATGAAAACGAGAAAAGAGATAAATAAAAATAAAATTGGGCTGGCCGGGCATAGTGAAGGCGGAACGATAGCTCCAATGGTAGCTTCCAAAAATCCCGATGTGGCGTTTATAGTGCTAATGGCCGGTACGGCGATTCCGGGCGATGAGCTTATGCTGCTGCAAAATTACATGATGGGCAAAGCCAATGGCATGCCCGAGGAAGAACTTACAAAACTGGGCGCAATCAACAAGCAGCTGTATAATGCCATTAAGGAAGAAGCCGATACCAATACCTTAAAAGCGAGGCTGCAGACCATTTTTGATAAAGAACTGAAACCGCTTTTTATATCGAAGGGCGTACCAAAAGACCAGGTGGCTCAATACATCGATGTGCAGGTAAACGAGCTGGCATCGGCGTGGTACAGTAATTTTGTGCGCTACAATCCGGGGCCTGCACTCGAAAAAGTGCAATGCCCTATATTAGCGATTAATGGCGAAAAAGACCTTCAGGTGGCCCCTACAGCCAACCTTGATGCCATAAAAAGGGCTGCGCAGAAAAGCGGCAACAAGAAAGTGACTACCAAACTGCTGCCCGGCCTCAACCACCTGTTCCAGGAAAGTAAAACCGGATCGCCATCAGAATATGGCGAGATAGAACAAACGTTCTCACCTCTGGCACTGAATGAAATAGCCACATGGATATTGAAGCAGGTGAAATAA
- a CDS encoding DUF2805 domain-containing protein, with translation MKKSNRPDLDREAIARIVTLAQEERKPFEEIKKIFGLAEKEVTEIMRKQLSNDNFELWKKKTAAKKPKPMPQINVIEDDDLDSKYYIRNKF, from the coding sequence ATGAAAAAGAGTAACCGTCCGGATCTGGACAGGGAAGCGATAGCAAGGATAGTAACGCTTGCCCAGGAAGAAAGAAAGCCTTTCGAGGAAATAAAGAAAATTTTCGGGCTGGCTGAAAAAGAAGTGACCGAGATAATGCGAAAGCAGTTATCGAATGATAATTTTGAATTGTGGAAAAAAAAGACCGCAGCCAAAAAACCAAAACCGATGCCGCAGATCAATGTTATTGAAGACGATGACCTGGATTCCAAATACTACATCAGGAATAAATTTTGA
- a CDS encoding DoxX family protein: MALAWHLYLMASLYILAGLNHFRVPRLYVRMIPPTLPAPKLLNIISGAAEVILGILLCFPQLSHIAAWGLILLLVAVFPANIYMYTNDKAGMGLPKWLLLLRLPLQLALIYWAWLYT, translated from the coding sequence ATGGCTTTAGCCTGGCACCTTTACCTGATGGCATCCCTGTATATTCTCGCCGGCCTGAACCACTTCAGGGTGCCGCGCCTCTATGTACGAATGATACCTCCAACACTGCCTGCACCGAAACTGTTGAACATAATAAGCGGAGCGGCTGAGGTTATTTTGGGAATATTGCTTTGTTTCCCCCAACTTTCACACATTGCTGCATGGGGGCTGATACTGCTGTTAGTTGCCGTTTTTCCGGCGAATATTTATATGTATACTAATGACAAGGCCGGTATGGGCCTGCCGAAATGGTTGCTGTTGTTAAGGCTTCCGCTGCAATTAGCGCTTATTTACTGGGCGTGGCTGTATACGTAA